In Pajaroellobacter abortibovis, the following are encoded in one genomic region:
- a CDS encoding DNA-directed RNA polymerase subunit alpha, protein MAIVEKNWRDLIRPRGITLDPEMSTNRYGRFTCEPLERGYGITIGNSLRRILLSSLQGAAITAVRLDGALHEFTSVDDVVEDVTDIILNLKEVVFQANQAKTYTVSINKEGPGLVCAGDIKVVDGLQVVNPEHVIATLDKKGPLSVELKVNVGRGYVPAERNTSPSMPIGTIPVDALFSPIRKVNYTVTNARVGQVTDYDKLMLEVWTNGSIRPADAVAYAAKILKEQLTIFINFEETEETPYPALMGEEEPLNENLFRSVDELELSVRSANCLQNARICLIGELVQRSEQDMLKTKNFGRKSLKEIREILASMNLSLGTKIENWPQMLERWKMQQSQNS, encoded by the coding sequence ATGGCCGATTTACCTGCGAGCCGCTAGAGCGCGGCTATGGGATTACGATTGGTAATTCCCTCCGTAGGATCCTGCTCTCTTCACTACAAGGTGCTGCCATCACAGCAGTCCGTTTGGATGGAGCGCTCCATGAATTTACCAGTGTTGACGATGTTGTTGAAGACGTAACTGATATTATCCTCAACCTTAAAGAGGTCGTCTTTCAAGCGAATCAAGCAAAGACGTATACAGTGTCGATCAATAAGGAAGGGCCTGGCTTGGTCTGTGCTGGGGATATTAAAGTGGTCGATGGGCTTCAAGTTGTCAATCCTGAGCATGTCATTGCGACATTGGACAAAAAAGGGCCTTTGTCTGTAGAATTAAAAGTCAACGTAGGGCGTGGATATGTACCTGCAGAGCGGAACACATCTCCTTCTATGCCGATTGGGACGATTCCTGTCGATGCTCTCTTTTCTCCAATTCGAAAGGTGAATTATACCGTGACCAATGCGCGCGTCGGTCAAGTCACGGACTACGATAAGCTCATGTTGGAAGTTTGGACGAATGGGAGCATTCGCCCTGCAGACGCTGTCGCCTATGCCGCAAAAATCCTGAAGGAGCAGTTGACCATCTTCATCAATTTTGAAGAGACAGAAGAAACTCCGTATCCCGCTTTAATGGGAGAGGAGGAGCCTCTGAATGAAAATCTGTTCCGCTCTGTCGATGAACTAGAACTCAGTGTTCGATCCGCCAATTGTCTCCAGAACGCTCGCATTTGTCTGATCGGCGAGTTGGTTCAGCGCAGTGAACAAGATATGCTTAAGACGAAGAATTTTGGACGCAAGAGCTTGAAAGAGATCCGTGAAATCTTAGCCAGTATGAATCTTTCTCTGGGCACCAAAATCGAGAACTGGCCGCAAATGCTTGAACGTTGGAAAATGCAACAGTCCCAAAATTCATAA
- a CDS encoding sigma factor-like helix-turn-helix DNA-binding protein translates to MLNSFEAFILKWRFGLDNEEPITLQETADQRNLSRERTRQLQEKAISRIKRVSVSA, encoded by the coding sequence CTGCTCAATTCTTTCGAAGCGTTCATCCTCAAGTGGCGCTTTGGTCTCGATAATGAAGAACCCATAACGCTGCAAGAAACTGCCGATCAGAGAAATCTATCGCGCGAGCGAACCCGACAATTGCAAGAAAAAGCTATCAGCAGGATTAAGAGAGTATCTGTCTCAGCTTGA
- a CDS encoding ABC transporter substrate-binding protein — MNPSTATNNHTTWCKRLYFIIKGFFRLIVFASLACSRSASHHSHTDHKAPSSAQPLVFLIGTEPETLDPRFAVDIIGIRISRLIHAGLARLNPIDLEPIPYLAKSWRWINPLTLQIDLREDVFFHSGAHFTAQDVVATFQAFSSGHVGARHARMMEPIASVESEELYRVTVRLKRSHATLLTDLELPILRADEAAGRPQQDKPLDGLGPFYIGRRTSGEVLLLPSQKGALPPAHRAIVFRTIRDENVRAMRFYAGSADIAVNLISPTLLPSLKSNQGLAITAQHAANLTYVVLRVDQAPFADARLRKAFSMAIDRELLAQTLLGGYTQPADTLIPPVLWSYTPPPFSEATHYYPEKAIALLDEMGLHPNSQGVRLKVNYLTSTDRTRVILGRTIAQQLRAVGIQLDVAPLEPGALFARLNAGQFQSACLQMPEITEPNVFRVFLHSTCIPPQGANRGHIQDVTLDDLLDQGANTQDREKRRKIYADMEIWLQHKMYIIPLWHEDHVTVTSLQGRSFAPTPDGRWLRLAEIP, encoded by the coding sequence ATGAATCCATCGACGGCGACTAATAATCATACTACATGGTGTAAGCGTTTATACTTCATCATCAAAGGATTTTTTCGCCTTATTGTTTTCGCTTCTCTTGCGTGCAGTCGATCAGCTTCCCACCACTCGCACACTGATCATAAGGCCCCATCCAGCGCTCAACCGCTTGTATTTCTGATTGGCACCGAACCCGAAACGCTCGATCCCAGGTTTGCAGTCGACATCATAGGAATACGGATCAGCCGACTTATTCATGCCGGGCTTGCGAGACTCAATCCCATTGATTTAGAGCCAATCCCTTATCTGGCAAAATCTTGGAGATGGATCAACCCGCTCACGTTACAGATTGATCTGCGGGAAGATGTATTTTTTCATTCAGGTGCCCATTTTACAGCGCAAGACGTTGTTGCTACTTTCCAGGCATTTTCTTCAGGCCATGTAGGGGCACGCCATGCCCGCATGATGGAACCCATCGCATCCGTTGAATCAGAAGAACTCTATCGCGTCACTGTACGCCTCAAGCGAAGCCACGCCACCTTGCTCACCGATCTCGAGCTCCCGATTCTCCGAGCAGACGAAGCTGCTGGGCGGCCACAACAGGATAAACCTCTGGACGGCCTTGGCCCTTTTTATATAGGACGCCGCACATCGGGGGAAGTCCTTCTGCTCCCGAGTCAAAAAGGGGCACTCCCTCCGGCCCACCGTGCGATTGTTTTTCGCACGATTCGAGATGAAAACGTGCGCGCGATGCGATTCTACGCGGGGAGTGCAGACATAGCTGTGAACTTGATTTCTCCAACGCTGCTCCCCTCTCTTAAGTCCAATCAGGGATTGGCAATCACCGCACAGCACGCTGCTAATCTCACCTATGTGGTCTTGCGCGTCGATCAAGCCCCTTTTGCAGATGCACGGCTACGGAAAGCCTTCTCAATGGCGATTGATCGAGAGCTACTGGCTCAAACACTGCTCGGCGGATACACGCAACCGGCAGACACCTTGATCCCTCCCGTACTGTGGTCATACACACCCCCCCCGTTTTCTGAAGCAACTCACTACTATCCTGAAAAAGCGATCGCTCTCCTTGATGAAATGGGACTCCACCCGAATTCCCAAGGAGTCCGCCTGAAAGTGAATTATCTAACTTCTACCGATCGCACTCGGGTTATTTTAGGGCGCACGATTGCCCAACAACTCCGAGCAGTAGGGATTCAACTAGACGTCGCCCCTCTCGAACCAGGTGCCCTCTTTGCGAGACTCAACGCAGGTCAATTCCAATCCGCATGCCTACAAATGCCAGAAATTACTGAACCCAATGTGTTTCGAGTCTTTCTGCACAGCACTTGTATCCCCCCCCAAGGAGCAAATAGAGGACACATTCAAGATGTAACGCTTGACGATCTACTCGATCAAGGGGCCAACACACAAGATCGAGAAAAAAGACGTAAAATCTATGCCGACATGGAGATATGGCTCCAGCACAAGATGTACATCATCCCCTTGTGGCATGAAGATCATGTGACTGTGACAAGCTTGCAAGGGCGATCCTTCGCTCCCACCCCCGACGGCCGCTGGCTTCGCCTTGCGGAAATCCCTTAA
- a CDS encoding sigma factor, with product MRSVERFNPHREYHFSTYASWWIRHSISRVLLQKGI from the coding sequence ATTAGATCAGTAGAACGGTTTAACCCACATCGCGAATATCACTTTTCCACTTATGCTTCTTGGTGGATTCGCCACAGCATCAGCCGAGTTCTGCTGCAAAAGGGCATCTGA
- the rplQ gene encoding 50S ribosomal protein L17, which produces MRHKNSGRKFSRKSSHRRAMLRNLAANLILHERIETTEAKAKELRRVAEKLITKAVRIGEIAYTPREQLSEEHKVRRLHVSRLLRSYLPQFGSYLEKGGISKRVNIIEKVMVDLARRFRTRPGGYTRIIKCSPRRGDNAPMSLIEFVGDLEHESHQTHSGGCSH; this is translated from the coding sequence ATGCGTCATAAAAATTCAGGACGTAAGTTCAGTAGGAAATCGAGCCATCGTCGTGCAATGTTGCGGAATCTAGCAGCTAATTTAATTCTCCACGAGCGTATTGAAACGACAGAAGCCAAAGCAAAAGAGTTGCGCCGCGTGGCTGAAAAGTTAATTACAAAGGCTGTCCGTATTGGAGAAATTGCCTATACACCACGAGAACAATTGTCTGAAGAGCATAAGGTGCGGCGTCTTCATGTGAGCCGTCTCCTCCGTTCTTATTTACCTCAGTTTGGATCATATCTTGAAAAAGGTGGAATTTCCAAGCGTGTGAATATCATTGAGAAGGTGATGGTGGATCTGGCCCGTCGATTTCGCACTCGACCAGGGGGATACACCCGCATCATTAAATGTAGTCCGCGTCGAGGAGACAATGCTCCAATGTCTCTCATCGAATTTGTGGGTGACCTTGAGCATGAATCCCATCAGACTCACTCAGGTGGCTGCTCCCACTGA
- a CDS encoding MATE family efflux transporter, which yields MNSISYSCPTGSVSESQRYRIILRLATPTVIAMLSQSIVNEIDVFFFSKLPCHESSNAQAALLPSLITFWLFGGSLSAITVGTQALTARRYAEGNWKKAGHILTNATFFCLFAGTLGSLLGILFVSDLLQMMIKVPEVWTIAVAYSRWRILGILSMLLTMAIKAFFDGIGRAHVHMIAAIVMNICNVLFCWMFVYGQWGAPRMGAPGAGLSAFLATWIGLFVMLFYTFSARKEFSLFHFHHIKRKTILELLRLSAPAAVATVALMGGFGLFSTVVGRLDHNQPTVSISIAEESTCGVKEAVNSAATTDIAAVLKLTLTACIAFGTATATLVSQSLGAKRPDEAKHYGWASVRLGLLLFGFIGVCEGILFTPSVVHFITQSEAVQKAAMLPMRLMGVMTPFIAVAMILSEALFGAGNTRFVALAQLTMVFGCLVPLSFLLGLHLQLGLLGVWLSAAIYSLIASITMAIKFRRGSWQHITL from the coding sequence TTGAACTCGATCTCGTATTCATGCCCCACTGGTTCTGTTTCAGAAAGTCAGCGCTATCGCATTATTTTACGCCTCGCAACGCCCACTGTAATCGCGATGCTTTCGCAAAGCATTGTCAACGAAATCGATGTCTTTTTTTTCTCAAAGCTCCCTTGTCACGAATCTTCTAATGCTCAAGCAGCACTTCTCCCTTCTCTAATTACTTTTTGGCTCTTTGGAGGGTCTCTCTCTGCCATCACTGTAGGGACTCAAGCGCTCACTGCAAGGCGCTATGCAGAAGGGAATTGGAAGAAAGCAGGGCATATTCTGACCAACGCCACTTTCTTCTGTCTGTTTGCAGGCACTCTAGGCTCTTTGTTAGGGATCCTATTTGTGTCGGACCTGCTCCAAATGATGATCAAGGTACCCGAAGTGTGGACCATTGCGGTGGCCTACTCCCGTTGGCGGATCTTAGGGATTCTCTCGATGCTGCTAACCATGGCCATTAAGGCATTTTTCGATGGGATCGGGCGAGCTCATGTGCATATGATAGCAGCCATCGTGATGAATATCTGCAATGTGCTTTTCTGCTGGATGTTTGTCTATGGACAATGGGGTGCCCCACGAATGGGAGCGCCAGGAGCTGGACTGAGCGCCTTTCTAGCCACGTGGATCGGCCTATTCGTAATGCTCTTCTACACATTTAGCGCACGCAAGGAATTCAGCCTCTTTCATTTCCACCATATCAAACGCAAAACCATCCTAGAGCTGTTGCGCCTTTCCGCACCTGCGGCTGTAGCTACTGTTGCGTTAATGGGTGGATTCGGCCTTTTCTCGACGGTCGTTGGAAGGCTCGACCACAACCAACCCACTGTTTCAATATCCATCGCCGAAGAGAGCACCTGCGGTGTCAAAGAAGCAGTTAACAGCGCCGCGACTACGGATATTGCAGCGGTTCTCAAGCTGACGCTGACTGCGTGCATTGCATTTGGCACAGCAACCGCCACGTTAGTGAGCCAGTCCCTTGGAGCAAAACGACCAGATGAAGCCAAACACTATGGATGGGCAAGCGTACGGCTAGGTCTTCTTCTCTTCGGATTCATCGGAGTCTGTGAAGGGATTCTTTTCACCCCATCCGTCGTACACTTTATCACCCAATCGGAAGCTGTCCAGAAGGCTGCCATGCTCCCGATGCGGCTAATGGGGGTCATGACCCCTTTTATCGCTGTTGCCATGATTCTGAGCGAAGCACTTTTCGGAGCTGGGAACACGCGCTTTGTGGCTCTTGCTCAACTCACTATGGTATTTGGTTGCCTTGTTCCCCTCTCTTTTTTACTAGGGCTTCACTTGCAATTAGGACTACTCGGAGTATGGTTGTCTGCCGCTATCTATAGCCTCATCGCTTCCATCACAATGGCCATCAAATTTCGAAGAGGAAGCTGGCAACACATCACGCTATAA
- a CDS encoding CTP synthase, which produces MAYQKQPKYIFVTGGVVSSIGKGLTSASVGALLEARGLSVTLMKLDPYINVDPGTMSPYQHGEVFVTEDGAETDLDLGHYERFTNAKIGRDHNITAGRIYGSVIAKERRGEYLGATVQVIPHITDEIKTQIRTATAGADVAIIEVGGTAGDIESLPFLEAVRQLKLEAGFQNSLNLHVTLVPYIATAGELKTKPTQHSVKEMLKIGIQPDVIICRTENKLPLAVKEKIALSSNVPLEAVISASDVQCIYEAPLLLHEEGVDDLLCARLNIWSRHPNLAPWKQVVERFKVPSQRTAHIVLVGKYVHLKDAYKSLHEAVVHAGLHNDCHITLHYIDAEQIEKEGPSHLLKHVDAILVPGGFGNRGTEGMVSSIQYAREHQIPFFGICLGMQVAVIEFARHVAGLIHANSMEFDPRTPYPVIDLMSEQQAVKQKGATMRLGTYPCVLLNHSRVAAAYGTKTIGERHRHRYEVANRYREQLAAAGLVFSGTSPDNHLVEIIELKDHPYFVGCQFHPEFKSRPSTPHPLFAGFVQAALEYSKNHRSSDSS; this is translated from the coding sequence ATGGCCTATCAAAAACAACCAAAATATATTTTTGTAACGGGAGGCGTCGTTTCCTCTATCGGTAAAGGACTCACGAGCGCATCAGTAGGCGCACTGCTGGAAGCGCGTGGACTTTCGGTCACTTTGATGAAGCTTGATCCTTACATCAATGTCGACCCGGGCACGATGAGCCCCTACCAGCACGGTGAGGTCTTTGTGACTGAAGATGGGGCGGAAACCGATCTTGATCTTGGCCATTATGAACGCTTCACTAATGCCAAAATCGGACGAGATCACAACATCACCGCAGGGCGTATTTATGGGTCTGTAATCGCAAAAGAGAGGCGAGGAGAATACTTAGGGGCTACTGTGCAGGTCATTCCGCACATCACAGATGAAATCAAAACGCAAATTCGCACAGCCACAGCAGGGGCTGATGTCGCCATCATTGAAGTGGGGGGAACTGCAGGAGATATCGAATCGCTCCCCTTCCTAGAAGCTGTGCGGCAACTCAAACTAGAGGCGGGATTTCAAAATTCTCTCAATCTTCATGTCACGCTCGTGCCCTATATTGCAACAGCAGGAGAGCTTAAAACCAAGCCAACTCAACACTCGGTCAAAGAGATGCTCAAAATCGGAATCCAACCGGATGTCATCATATGCCGCACGGAAAATAAGCTTCCTCTGGCAGTCAAAGAGAAGATTGCACTCTCTTCCAACGTCCCCTTAGAAGCAGTGATCTCCGCATCCGATGTACAATGCATCTACGAAGCGCCTCTACTCCTACACGAAGAGGGGGTAGACGATCTGCTCTGCGCGAGGCTTAACATTTGGAGTCGCCACCCCAATCTCGCCCCTTGGAAGCAAGTCGTCGAACGGTTTAAGGTTCCATCTCAGAGGACAGCGCATATTGTGTTGGTGGGCAAGTATGTTCACCTCAAAGACGCATACAAATCACTTCACGAAGCTGTTGTCCACGCAGGGTTGCATAACGATTGCCACATCACCCTTCATTATATCGATGCAGAACAGATCGAAAAAGAAGGGCCCTCGCATCTTTTGAAACATGTAGATGCGATCCTTGTCCCAGGAGGATTTGGGAATCGAGGGACTGAAGGAATGGTTTCAAGCATTCAATATGCTCGTGAGCATCAAATCCCATTTTTTGGCATCTGCTTAGGAATGCAAGTCGCCGTCATCGAATTTGCTCGCCATGTAGCTGGGCTGATCCATGCTAACTCAATGGAATTCGATCCCCGGACACCTTATCCTGTGATCGATCTGATGTCAGAGCAACAAGCTGTAAAACAAAAAGGAGCAACCATGCGGCTTGGTACCTATCCGTGCGTGTTGCTCAATCACTCCAGGGTCGCTGCTGCTTATGGCACGAAGACCATAGGGGAACGTCACCGCCATCGCTATGAAGTCGCCAATCGTTATCGAGAGCAGCTCGCCGCTGCAGGTCTTGTTTTCTCGGGCACGTCTCCAGACAACCACCTTGTGGAAATCATCGAGCTCAAGGATCACCCTTACTTTGTAGGATGCCAGTTCCACCCGGAATTCAAGAGCCGCCCTTCCACCCCTCATCCCCTTTTTGCTGGATTCGTACAAGCTGCGCTCGAATATTCAAAAAATCATCGTTCATCTGATTCATCTTAA
- the dacB gene encoding D-alanyl-D-alanine carboxypeptidase/D-alanyl-D-alanine-endopeptidase, giving the protein MIISRRRWIHLAFCSSLLVITSGVARAPSSKVESLPVDPLIQEFEAAVKHLIDNPNFKKARIGISVVEVESGKKWASFQERVLLNPASNAKLYTTAASLSLLLPEYRYETSFGGGLKGGIIEGPLLFRGNGDPSLTTQDVWAMVQELKGLGVKQITGDVLLDQSAYDEETVPPAFEQQPNEWAAFRAPISALALNRNTIAIKICPTAISQPAVVSIDPPGLMAPTGLITVRGQVMTTGRGKNTISLSLMGEGGRLTIGISGVIPMGSSPVRYVRRVEDPTLLAGYVLLHELRKANIAIKGGVKIGRINDVPILVRHQSAPLSQLLYAVGKDSDNFYAEMIFKTLGGGKKRHPARSADGSEVVVQWAEKIGAYEQNMILKNGSGLFDANRVSAASLVQILCTAWRDPKIHAEFIAQLSIAGVDGTLRQRLRELPFQRMIRAKTGSLHDVVALSGYVLSPNKKGPVAFSILFNQVEGKIEQARDAADQLVRAIAKRHWR; this is encoded by the coding sequence ATGATTATTAGTCGCCGTCGATGGATTCATCTTGCGTTCTGCTCTTCTCTTCTAGTGATCACATCGGGTGTAGCGCGGGCCCCTTCTTCGAAAGTAGAATCGCTTCCAGTTGATCCTCTTATTCAGGAATTCGAAGCAGCTGTTAAACATCTTATCGATAATCCCAATTTTAAGAAAGCTCGCATAGGTATCTCTGTGGTAGAAGTGGAAAGCGGTAAGAAATGGGCTAGTTTCCAAGAACGAGTTCTTCTCAATCCAGCCTCCAATGCGAAATTGTATACTACGGCTGCATCGCTTTCGCTACTGCTGCCTGAGTATCGTTATGAAACAAGCTTTGGGGGTGGTCTTAAGGGTGGGATCATAGAAGGTCCACTTTTGTTCAGAGGGAATGGGGATCCCTCTTTAACAACGCAGGATGTCTGGGCAATGGTCCAGGAACTGAAAGGGCTTGGGGTTAAACAGATCACAGGCGATGTGTTGCTTGATCAAAGCGCTTATGACGAGGAGACTGTCCCTCCCGCATTTGAGCAACAGCCCAATGAGTGGGCTGCGTTTCGTGCGCCCATCAGTGCGTTGGCCTTGAATCGAAACACAATTGCGATTAAGATTTGCCCGACAGCAATTTCTCAGCCTGCGGTTGTATCGATAGATCCCCCTGGACTCATGGCTCCAACCGGTTTGATAACTGTACGAGGGCAGGTCATGACGACGGGACGAGGGAAAAACACAATCTCTCTTTCTCTTATGGGGGAAGGGGGAAGGCTGACCATCGGAATCAGTGGAGTGATTCCAATGGGATCTTCACCCGTTCGATATGTGCGGAGAGTCGAGGATCCTACGTTGCTGGCGGGGTATGTCTTGCTTCATGAGCTTCGAAAAGCGAATATTGCTATTAAAGGAGGGGTGAAAATAGGTCGTATCAATGATGTTCCAATCCTTGTACGGCATCAGTCTGCCCCCTTAAGCCAATTGCTTTATGCGGTGGGCAAAGATAGCGATAATTTTTACGCAGAAATGATATTTAAAACATTGGGAGGGGGAAAAAAAAGACATCCGGCTCGGAGTGCGGATGGGAGTGAAGTCGTTGTGCAGTGGGCTGAAAAGATAGGCGCGTACGAGCAGAATATGATCTTAAAAAATGGATCAGGACTTTTCGATGCGAATCGAGTCAGCGCAGCTAGTCTTGTACAAATTCTCTGCACAGCTTGGCGTGATCCCAAAATTCATGCTGAATTTATTGCTCAGCTATCGATAGCTGGTGTTGATGGAACGCTACGTCAGCGCTTGCGTGAGCTCCCTTTCCAACGCATGATTCGAGCAAAAACAGGATCTCTACATGACGTTGTCGCCCTGAGTGGGTATGTGTTGAGCCCCAATAAAAAAGGGCCTGTTGCTTTTTCTATTCTTTTCAATCAAGTGGAAGGGAAAATAGAACAAGCGCGTGATGCTGCTGACCAATTAGTTAGAGCCATTGCAAAGCGGCATTGGCGGTGA